The following are encoded together in the Geobacter sulfurreducens PCA genome:
- a CDS encoding type IV toxin-antitoxin system AbiEi family antitoxin domain-containing protein, with translation MTNALLLKSIPYEEFDYQTLLDVVHGYARPRMKISAMLAKGDIIRVKKGLYILGEPLRRRPFCRELLANLVYGPSYISLEYALHYHGLTPERVEAVTSVTCGRSRTFATPVGTFSYRMIPLEAFRTGMDRVELDDGRSFLVAIPEKALADRIVADRGAGISTQKELHEYLLSSLRIDPGGLRELDPVRVAEIARAYRSRRVKLLADLISRLHRRGGR, from the coding sequence TTGCTCAAAAGCATCCCCTATGAGGAGTTTGACTACCAGACCCTGCTGGATGTCGTTCATGGGTATGCCCGGCCACGGATGAAGATTTCCGCGATGCTGGCAAAGGGCGATATCATCCGGGTCAAGAAGGGGCTCTACATCCTCGGCGAACCTCTGCGCCGTCGGCCTTTCTGCCGGGAACTGCTCGCCAATCTCGTCTATGGCCCATCCTATATTTCTCTTGAATACGCCTTGCACTATCACGGCCTGACCCCGGAGCGGGTCGAGGCGGTGACTTCGGTTACCTGCGGGCGGTCACGGACCTTCGCTACCCCGGTCGGCACCTTTTCCTATCGAATGATCCCGCTGGAAGCCTTTCGCACCGGCATGGACCGCGTTGAGTTGGATGATGGCCGCTCCTTCCTCGTGGCCATTCCGGAAAAGGCGCTGGCCGACCGGATCGTTGCCGACCGGGGCGCCGGCATCTCCACCCAGAAAGAGCTGCACGAGTACCTGCTGTCCAGCCTGCGCATCGATCCCGGCGGTCTCCGTGAACTCGATCCGGTCCGTGTTGCGGAGATCGCCCGTGCGTACCGCTCCCGCAGAGTAAAACTATTGGCCGATCTGATCAGCCGCCTGCACAGAAGAGGGGGACGATGA
- a CDS encoding nucleotidyl transferase AbiEii/AbiGii toxin family protein yields MMHEAVARMLAKYEPKSVDDSVRALREIIQEVALLGLWRSKFFEHAAFYGGTALRILYGLDRFSENLDFSLLEPSPDFNLARYTASLEEELSAFGFNVRVEMVGKAVESAVQSAFLKANTRNELLVIETGGELAGQVAAGQVLKVKIEVDTDPPTGFTTSTRYLLQPIPFAVRSYSLPDLFAGKMHALLFRRWKNRVKGRDWYDFVWYAANHPQLNLAHLEQRMRQTGHWSGDLPLSAAAFRELLSDSIDRLDVDQARNDVAPFVKDQQALALWSHDFFRDVARRVQTDEG; encoded by the coding sequence ATGATGCACGAGGCCGTGGCCCGCATGCTTGCCAAATACGAACCAAAGAGCGTTGACGACTCGGTCAGGGCTCTGCGGGAGATTATCCAGGAGGTGGCGCTGCTCGGACTCTGGCGGTCGAAGTTTTTCGAGCATGCCGCGTTTTACGGCGGCACTGCTCTGCGTATCCTGTACGGACTCGACCGGTTCTCCGAGAATCTGGATTTTTCGCTGCTGGAACCGTCGCCTGATTTCAATCTTGCGCGTTATACGGCATCACTTGAGGAGGAATTGTCGGCCTTCGGCTTCAACGTCCGGGTGGAGATGGTCGGCAAGGCCGTGGAATCGGCGGTTCAGTCTGCGTTTCTCAAAGCCAACACCCGTAACGAACTCCTGGTCATCGAGACCGGTGGAGAGCTTGCCGGTCAGGTTGCCGCCGGCCAGGTGCTGAAGGTGAAGATCGAGGTGGATACGGACCCGCCGACCGGGTTTACCACCTCGACCCGTTATCTGCTGCAACCGATACCCTTTGCCGTTCGGAGCTATTCGCTCCCGGACCTGTTTGCCGGCAAGATGCATGCGCTCCTCTTCCGCAGGTGGAAAAACCGGGTCAAGGGGCGCGACTGGTATGATTTCGTCTGGTATGCTGCCAACCATCCGCAGCTTAATCTTGCCCACCTCGAGCAGCGGATGCGCCAGACCGGCCATTGGAGCGGGGATCTGCCACTTTCTGCTGCCGCGTTCAGAGAGTTGCTGTCCGATAGCATCGACCGGCTTGATGTCGATCAGGCACGCAACGACGTGGCACCGTTCGTCAAGGATCAACAGGCGCTCGCTCTCTGGTCCCATGACTTTTTCCGGGATGTTGCGAGACGCGTTCAGACTGATGAAGGATGA
- a CDS encoding endonuclease domain-containing protein, protein MKTYTKALIPRARDMRSNMTEPEKRMWYQCLKHLPLRFRRQRPVGPYIVDFYCAELKLVIEIDGASHATDEGIVYDAGRTAFLEGLGLRVIRFGNHEVMNNIEGVFESLQKEVRPPSIPPIP, encoded by the coding sequence ATGAAAACCTACACCAAGGCTTTGATACCGCGTGCACGGGACATGCGCTCGAACATGACGGAGCCGGAAAAGCGGATGTGGTATCAGTGTTTGAAGCACCTGCCGCTACGTTTCCGCCGTCAACGCCCTGTTGGTCCCTACATTGTCGATTTCTACTGCGCCGAGCTGAAACTGGTCATCGAAATTGACGGTGCCAGTCATGCCACCGACGAAGGGATTGTGTACGATGCGGGACGGACGGCTTTTCTTGAAGGGCTTGGCTTGCGGGTTATTCGATTCGGAAATCATGAAGTCATGAACAACATTGAAGGCGTATTCGAGAGCTTGCAAAAAGAAGTGCGACCCCCCTCAATCCCCCCTATTCCATAG